From one Prosthecobacter dejongeii genomic stretch:
- a CDS encoding zinc-binding alcohol dehydrogenase family protein, translating to MKAISYYQPLPSSDPQSLVEVNVTAPVPGPRDLLVEVKAISVNPVDTKIRSGGGPVAPGQTLKILGWDAAGVVKQVGGEVTLFAPGDEVYYAGAVDSPGSYAELQCVDERLVGRKPKTLSFVQAAALPLTTITAWEMLFDRMRIDPGEHGAVLIVGGAGGVGSIAIQLARQLTGLTVIATASRPETQDWCRQMGAHHVIDHGQPLAAQIKAIVPEGVNHVLALTRTEDHYDEIIEAMAPQSAIALIENPARPLELTKLKAKSISLHWEFMFTRARYQTKDMHKQGELLNQVSRLTDAGQIRTTLKTDLSPICAAHLRQAHALIESGRSIGKVGLAGFEA from the coding sequence ATGAAAGCCATCAGCTACTACCAGCCTCTGCCTAGCAGTGATCCCCAAAGCCTCGTGGAAGTCAACGTAACGGCTCCAGTGCCCGGTCCGCGTGATCTTCTGGTAGAAGTGAAAGCGATCTCGGTGAATCCGGTGGATACCAAGATCCGCTCTGGTGGCGGTCCCGTGGCCCCCGGGCAGACACTCAAGATCCTTGGCTGGGATGCCGCTGGTGTGGTGAAACAGGTGGGTGGTGAGGTGACTCTGTTTGCTCCCGGCGATGAGGTTTATTATGCAGGGGCTGTGGATAGCCCTGGCAGCTACGCTGAACTACAGTGTGTGGATGAGCGTCTTGTGGGTAGAAAGCCCAAGACCCTCAGCTTTGTCCAAGCTGCCGCCCTTCCCCTCACCACCATCACAGCGTGGGAGATGCTTTTTGATCGCATGCGCATAGATCCTGGCGAGCATGGCGCGGTTCTCATTGTCGGTGGGGCGGGTGGGGTAGGCTCCATCGCTATTCAGCTAGCCAGGCAACTAACGGGCCTAACCGTGATTGCAACCGCATCCCGACCTGAAACTCAAGACTGGTGCCGCCAGATGGGAGCCCACCATGTCATTGACCATGGGCAGCCCCTCGCAGCCCAAATCAAAGCCATTGTCCCGGAGGGGGTCAACCACGTGCTGGCCCTGACCCGCACAGAAGATCACTACGATGAAATCATCGAAGCGATGGCCCCACAGAGCGCCATTGCATTGATTGAAAATCCCGCGCGTCCGCTGGAGCTGACAAAGCTCAAAGCTAAGAGCATTTCCCTGCATTGGGAATTCATGTTTACACGAGCTCGCTACCAAACCAAAGACATGCACAAGCAAGGAGAATTGCTCAACCAAGTTTCACGCCTGACCGATGCTGGGCAAATCCGCACCACGCTCAAAACCGATTTGAGTCCCATCTGCGCAGCCCATCTCCGTCAAGCCCATGCATTGATCGAAAGTGGCCGCAGCATCGGCAAAGTGGGCTTGGCTGGATTTGAAGCCTAG
- a CDS encoding alpha/beta hydrolase family esterase, giving the protein MNVLRLLSLLLFLPLLSLWAAVPLKSREWSVDGVTRHAVMYVPPQASSKPTPIVFAFHGHGGTMNNAARMFPFPELWPEALVIYMQGLNTPGQLTDPKGKKPGWQHGLGAEGDRDLKFFDAVLASLKAEYQVDATRIYSTGHSNGGGFTYLLWAARGDVFAAMAPSAAAAPRLLAKLTPKPLMHVAGENDPLVKYAWQQATIQAVIKLNGCGTGIAWDQDENCTIYPSSKGTPVVTAIHPGDHKFHKDAPALMVKFFKQHARQGN; this is encoded by the coding sequence ATGAATGTGCTTCGTCTCCTGTCCCTGCTTTTGTTTCTTCCTCTGCTTTCACTGTGGGCTGCTGTGCCCCTAAAGTCTCGAGAGTGGAGTGTGGATGGCGTGACCCGGCACGCGGTGATGTATGTTCCCCCTCAGGCAAGTTCAAAACCGACCCCCATTGTCTTCGCTTTCCATGGCCATGGAGGGACGATGAATAATGCGGCGCGCATGTTTCCTTTTCCAGAGCTTTGGCCTGAGGCCCTGGTGATTTACATGCAGGGGTTGAATACACCGGGCCAGCTCACAGACCCAAAAGGTAAAAAGCCAGGCTGGCAGCACGGACTGGGCGCGGAAGGCGATCGCGATCTAAAGTTTTTCGATGCAGTGCTGGCCAGTCTAAAGGCTGAATACCAAGTGGACGCCACTCGCATTTATTCGACAGGGCATTCCAATGGAGGTGGTTTCACCTACTTGCTATGGGCAGCCCGAGGGGATGTTTTTGCGGCCATGGCTCCTTCTGCGGCTGCTGCACCTCGGCTCCTTGCTAAGCTAACGCCGAAGCCTCTCATGCACGTCGCAGGCGAGAACGATCCTTTGGTTAAATACGCCTGGCAGCAGGCGACGATCCAGGCCGTGATTAAGCTGAACGGGTGTGGGACTGGAATAGCATGGGATCAAGACGAAAACTGCACAATTTACCCTTCCAGCAAAGGCACGCCTGTGGTCACGGCCATTCATCCTGGGGACCACAAATTTCATAAAGACGCTCCAGCTCTCATGGTGAAATTTTTCAAGCAGCACGCTCGCCAAGGCAATTAA
- a CDS encoding GNAT family N-acetyltransferase yields MNSEIAYQIEPNLPVSDFIGVLQSSTLAERRPINDIPRMDRMLRQADLILTARYQGELVGIARTLTDGSYSTYLADLAVAAPFQGRGIGRELIRRTHAEAGLQTNLILIAAPGARTYYPHIGMAHHDSCWMIRGEAPTQSPSQS; encoded by the coding sequence ATGAACTCTGAAATCGCCTACCAGATCGAACCTAACCTACCCGTCAGCGATTTCATCGGAGTTCTCCAAAGCTCCACCCTGGCGGAGCGACGCCCCATCAACGATATCCCGCGTATGGATCGTATGCTGCGGCAGGCCGATCTTATCCTCACAGCCCGTTACCAGGGTGAGCTCGTTGGCATCGCCCGCACGCTGACGGATGGCAGCTACAGCACGTATTTAGCGGACTTAGCCGTAGCTGCGCCATTTCAAGGGCGCGGCATCGGGCGTGAATTAATACGCCGCACGCATGCAGAGGCAGGCTTGCAGACGAACCTCATCCTCATCGCGGCACCAGGAGCCCGCACATACTACCCCCACATCGGCATGGCTCATCATGACTCCTGCTGGATGATTCGGGGGGAAGCTCCCACCCAATCTCCATCTCAGTCATGA
- a CDS encoding MmcQ/YjbR family DNA-binding protein yields the protein MTLADFCAHCLSLPHVEETTPFGPDILVYKVAGKMFALTTPEDFPATANLKCDPERAIELRDRYEEVQPGYHMNKRHWNTLTLEGSLPNKLVRELIDHSYQLVVASLPKKVRETITQGGCHS from the coding sequence ATGACTCTCGCTGACTTCTGCGCTCACTGCCTCTCCCTCCCTCATGTGGAGGAGACCACTCCCTTTGGCCCAGACATATTGGTCTATAAGGTTGCAGGTAAAATGTTTGCCCTCACCACCCCAGAGGATTTCCCAGCGACGGCCAATCTCAAGTGCGACCCAGAACGTGCCATCGAACTGCGCGACCGCTATGAGGAGGTCCAACCAGGTTACCACATGAATAAACGCCACTGGAATACTCTGACGCTGGAAGGCAGCCTACCTAACAAACTGGTTCGCGAACTGATTGATCATTCTTACCAACTTGTGGTCGCCTCCCTCCCAAAAAAGGTGAGGGAAACGATCACACAGGGGGGCTGCCATAGCTAA
- the glgB gene encoding 1,4-alpha-glucan branching protein GlgB produces the protein MTDPTSPSAEILAILEARHGNPFGFLGRQPLEGGRAIVRTLQPRAHGVSVVARDGSGAWPMTKEHHHGLFTVELPAEAAHTPYDLELSTYDGQAIRVADPYSFGFLLGEQDLYYFCEGSHQRLWDCLGARMRTVEGIAGVQFAVWAPNAQRVSVIGDFNDWDGRINPMRLRIEGGVWEIFLPGITELTHYKFEVLSAEGYVQVKSDPFAFFGQHGKQTASLVFNLDRYTWGDQEWMQKRAAQDLYQSPMSVYEVHLGSWKRVPEDGNRSKSYRELADDLIPYVKSMNFTHIELMPVSEYPFDGSWGYQVTGYFAPTSRFGNPDEFREFVDRCHQAGIGVILDWVPGHFPKDAHGLAKFDGTALYEHADPRQGEHQDWGTLIFNYGRAEVKNFLVANALFWLEYYHIDGLRVDAVASMLYLDYSRKPWAWVPNKYGGRENLEAIDFMRDLNRICYEKHPGATIIAEESTAWPGVSRPTDTGGLGFGFKWNMGWMNDSLHYMQEDPIHRKYHHGEATFSLLYAYDENFVLVISHDEVVHGKGSMINKMPGDRWQKFANLRMFYGWMWAHPGKKLLFMGCEFAQWQEWSHERSLDWHLFMGEEHASMQKLIRDMNWLYTTRPALYAQDHDGAGFQWLDASDGENSIFAFMRKAPDGDKVYCVINATPVPRKGYRVGVAEAGSYRELINTDAPCYAGSGMVNPLPMPAGDTEWQGQPWSIIIDLPPLGAVWLGR, from the coding sequence CACCGTGGAGCTCCCTGCCGAAGCCGCGCACACGCCTTATGATCTGGAGTTGTCCACTTATGATGGACAGGCCATTCGCGTGGCGGATCCTTATTCCTTTGGTTTTTTACTCGGCGAGCAGGACCTCTACTACTTCTGTGAGGGCTCGCACCAGCGCCTCTGGGATTGTCTTGGGGCGCGAATGCGCACGGTGGAGGGCATTGCAGGCGTGCAGTTTGCAGTCTGGGCGCCCAATGCGCAGCGAGTTTCCGTGATCGGGGACTTCAACGACTGGGACGGCCGGATCAACCCGATGCGTCTGCGGATTGAGGGGGGGGTTTGGGAGATTTTCCTGCCTGGGATCACGGAGCTGACCCATTACAAATTTGAAGTGCTTTCTGCTGAAGGTTATGTCCAGGTCAAGAGTGATCCTTTTGCTTTTTTTGGCCAGCACGGGAAGCAGACGGCAAGTTTGGTTTTCAATCTGGACCGCTACACCTGGGGTGACCAGGAGTGGATGCAAAAGCGGGCTGCGCAGGATCTTTACCAGAGCCCGATGAGTGTCTATGAGGTTCACCTGGGCTCTTGGAAGCGAGTGCCTGAGGATGGGAATCGATCCAAATCCTACCGTGAGTTGGCGGATGATTTGATCCCCTACGTGAAGAGCATGAATTTCACCCACATCGAGCTGATGCCGGTGTCGGAATATCCCTTCGATGGCTCCTGGGGTTATCAGGTCACGGGCTACTTTGCGCCGACCAGCCGCTTTGGGAATCCTGATGAATTTCGCGAGTTTGTGGATCGCTGCCACCAGGCTGGGATCGGGGTGATCTTGGACTGGGTGCCAGGGCATTTCCCAAAAGATGCGCACGGGTTAGCTAAGTTTGATGGCACGGCTCTTTATGAACATGCAGATCCACGTCAGGGGGAGCATCAAGACTGGGGTACTCTGATCTTCAATTATGGCCGTGCCGAGGTGAAAAATTTCCTCGTGGCCAATGCGCTCTTTTGGCTGGAGTATTATCACATTGATGGTCTTCGTGTGGATGCTGTGGCCTCCATGCTTTACCTTGATTACTCGCGTAAACCCTGGGCCTGGGTGCCTAACAAATACGGTGGCAGAGAAAATCTAGAAGCCATTGACTTCATGCGGGATCTCAACCGCATCTGTTATGAAAAACACCCTGGTGCCACGATCATTGCTGAAGAGAGCACGGCGTGGCCGGGCGTCTCACGCCCAACAGATACAGGTGGGTTGGGCTTTGGCTTCAAATGGAACATGGGCTGGATGAATGACAGCCTGCACTACATGCAGGAAGACCCCATCCACCGGAAGTATCATCATGGGGAGGCCACTTTTTCTTTGTTGTATGCCTACGATGAAAATTTCGTCCTGGTTATCAGCCACGATGAAGTGGTGCATGGCAAGGGTAGCATGATCAATAAAATGCCAGGAGACCGCTGGCAGAAGTTTGCCAATCTACGCATGTTCTACGGCTGGATGTGGGCGCACCCCGGCAAAAAATTACTCTTCATGGGCTGCGAATTTGCCCAGTGGCAGGAATGGAGCCATGAGCGCAGCCTGGATTGGCACCTCTTCATGGGTGAAGAGCATGCGAGCATGCAAAAGCTGATCCGAGACATGAACTGGCTTTATACCACACGCCCGGCTTTGTACGCCCAGGATCATGACGGTGCGGGCTTTCAGTGGCTGGACGCGAGCGATGGTGAAAATAGCATCTTCGCCTTCATGCGTAAGGCTCCTGATGGGGATAAAGTTTACTGCGTGATCAATGCCACACCCGTGCCGCGGAAAGGCTACCGCGTGGGGGTTGCTGAGGCGGGCAGCTATCGTGAATTGATCAATACCGATGCGCCTTGTTATGCTGGCAGTGGGATGGTGAATCCTCTGCCTATGCCAGCGGGTGATACCGAGTGGCAGGGGCAGCCATGGAGCATCATCATTGACCTGCCTCCACTCGGTGCTGTGTGGTTAGGGCGTTAG